The Paramisgurnus dabryanus chromosome 24, PD_genome_1.1, whole genome shotgun sequence genome contains the following window.
CAGAGATATGAATTTTGGTCAGTTTTGTCCAGCCCTAATATATTTGCATGTTTATTTGTTATCCACGCTTAATCATTTTTTATACAATCTATATACAAACAGTTATTGTTGTATTTAGTTtggtttatttatgtatttattgctGATAATATTGTTTGATAAAATCCAGTCTTGCTACACAAACTTGCTTTTATATGATGTTTTGTAATGTAACCGTCTAGTTAAATTTGGTATATAGCCCAGTCACGTCATGTAATGTAATGCTTTTGCTggtgtgttgtttttttagggAATGCCAGAGCAGTGGGCGAGGTTACTGCAGACCTCCAACATCACCAAGTCCGAGCAGAAGAAGAACCCTCAAGCTGTTCTAGATGTCCTCAAGTTCTACGACTCCACAGGAAACGGGCGGCAAAAGTACCTCAGCTTCTCTTCAGGTCTGAACTGTTTTGATGTTAACATAACATCTTATATCCTGTGAGATAATGCAGAAGTATCAAGTGACTTATGCTTGATTTTTATACAGATAAGGATGGATTTCCCTCTGGTGAACAATCGGTATGTATCTAAACCTAAAGATTGACAGAAGGACAAACTGTTTCAAACAAACTCATTCTGGTTGTCTTGAACCATAGCCTGTAAAGAAGACACCAGAGCCTTCATCTCCAATCAAAACTGCTGCTGACGATGATGAGGAAGATGATGACGAGGAGGCGCCACCACCTGTTGTCGCACCCAGACCAGAACACACCAAGAGTGTAAGAACCCATAAGTCACATTAAAGGAACAGCTTActtgaaaataaacatttagtCATATTTACCCACATGTAACTAACCAACATGCTTTATTGTGGAACACAGAAATaagaaacatatttttttttatgtgttttctatacaatGAGTAGTAAAGCGAACATATCCCTAagataaatctttttttaatcaagttaATCCAAACATAGTTCTACGATTTTTAGAtacaattaattttaaacatcttttctAGTCTTGCTTTATATAATTAGACTTTATTTattgaatatagccatagaagCTGGCATGGcgtttaaaagaaaagaaagaaagtaaaGCGAACATGAAATGTTGTGTTAAAGCTAACATGTAAACTAAATACCACTTCTTCAACATGTTTACACGACAACGTTTCCATCCGAAAATTAGAAAGTTTTTATGATGTTTGGCTTACACACCAATGCCGTCTCTGGGTTTTCAAAGTGCAATTTTTTGACACCTTCGCATAAACTACAAAACGCAAATATGTGATAACGATTATGTCATGCGCCTGTGTTAGTTCAATCTATAAGCATGCGTGAGTATAACCAAAAAAACAATGCCGGCctacaggactgtgtttgtgctgcTTAAGATATTGAGTTTATTAACGCTTCTCCAACAAAGTTTCCAAAATTTTGGCTCTTTATAGTCCAGGGTCACTTGTAGTAAAAAACTTACCTCATCCGCCATCGCAAACAAATCTGCTCGATGCTTTCGCCATCTTAATTGATTGTATTTATCGTTTTGTAGAGGAATGTGTATGTGCACGGCCgtgtagtgtttctttacacAATAACAACtccatctactggcctggcacACGTAATAAGTCGTTTTTTGGCGATCTGTGTAACTCTTTTGGACAACGTTGTgtgaaattttttaaaaatgccaagaaaaatctaaataaattttttactaCAACGTTGTTGTGTAACCTTACTTTTGGTTGGATTTCTAAAGCTACAAGTAAAGTTCAGTTTTTACGAATATGCCATGGTCCGTGTAGTGCGCGTgatgcaaattttgtcatcagaatAGTATGCGCTCAAAgtagtacactgcaaaaatgattttcaagaaaatgtttctttgtatttttgtcttgttttcagtaaaaatacctaaaaattcttaaattaagatgctttttcttgatgagcaaaacgacacaagaaaataagtctagtttttagaccaaaaatatcaaatttaagtgatttcatagataaaacaagcaaaaaaatctaccaatggggtaagcaaataaatcttgaaaatttttcttaaacactaaattcaagaaaaatttgcttaccccattgggagatgatttttttgcttgttttatgcacaaaatcacttaaatttgatattttcttgggtcgatatgctcatcaagaaaaaggacccaagaaaataagtctagtttttagaccaaaaaaatatcaaattcaagtgattttgtgcataaaacaagcaaaaaaataatctcccaatggggtaagcaaatttttctttaatatttcttgaatttggtgtttaaaaattttttaaagatttttttgcttaccccattgacagattttattttatttttttgcttgttttatgcacaaaatcaccaaaatttgatatttttggtctaaaaactacttattttcttggattgttttgctcatcaagaaaaagcatcttactttaagaatttttagatattttttactgaaaacaagacaaaaatagatgaatttttttcttgaaaatatttttttgcagtgtatgtattTAATTTTGTCGCAATGTGCATGCGCCAAATGACGTACGAGTCAAATGAATTGTGCTTTGCAAGTGCACGTACATTCGCATACGCTTAAAACACAAACTATACTTGGGGCTTAACATGTCTCTCTGTATTTTTCAGATGTATACTCGACCATCTGTAATTGACCCCCTCCCGCCGCCCGTGACGTCTCCGGATAGCGAAGTCGCGTCGAAGGCCACAGATCGACAGAGACCCAAAAAGGGCAAGATGACAGACGAGGAGATCATGGACAAGCTCAGTACGTCACCGCACAACTGCATCAGAGATGTTTTTTCTGTAGTTTCACTTCTTAAACTAAATGCGTGTGCTTTCTTTGTTCTCACAGGAACTATAGTCAGCATTGGAGATCCAAAAAAGAAGTATACTCGATATGAGAAGATTGGCCAAGGGTGGGTAAATGCTAGTTTTAGATAGATAACTAAATTCATAATAAACTTCCCTTTTATGCTCTTTTAAGTTAACTATTATTTAGGTTTACAGATTTAAGTTTAACCCTGAGTGTTATTGAGGTTTGACTTAGCAAACACCACAGTTAATGTCACAATAAATTGTGTTCCCACAGAGCATCAGGAACAGTGTTCACTGCCATAGACGTAGCCACTGGACAGGAGGTAATGAAAAAGAGAAATGGGGATCATATTAAAATACATGACACCTATTCTCATCtgaatgtctgtctgtcttgctAGGTGGCGATCAAACAGATCAACCTCCAGAAACAGCCCAAGAAAGAGCTGATTATCAACGAAATACTAGTGATGAAGGAGTTAAAGAATCCAAACATTGTCAACTTCTTAGACAGgtaacaacttttatttttaaataacaaaacatgAAATCCAAAAAGAGTCTTTAACATAACGCTCAAACTCATTCTGACATGACATGCCCACTTTTACCATCCACAGTGAGGAAATGTAAACCCTGCTCCTCATTTTTATTTCCTACTGtatatgtaatttaaatgtCACGTTACAAATGCTGCAAAGTGCAATTTCTTGTTGACTAACTTGAGACTGATATGCCAATGAAACACTTTGCTGTATCATCGATACCCTGTGGGTACAAGGTGTTAACCACATGTCTGGTACAGTTTTTTGGTAGGGGAGGAGCTGTTTGTAGTAATGGAGTATTTGGCTGGTGGCTCGCTCACAGACGTTGTAACCGAGACGTGCATGGATGAGGCTCAGATCGCAGCAGTGTGCAGAgaggtttgtttaaaaaatttcCTTTAAAAGATTAGCTCAATGTGAACGTTTTGGATCAATGAGCTAATTCTGGTGTATTACATGCACGTACGTACTAAATATAGCCTCAAAAGTGTTATTAGGAAGTTAACGCGTCACTTAGCTAATGAACTTCCTCTTTTTTGTTATCTCGCAGTGTCTGCAAGCTCTGGAATTTCTGCACGCTAATCAAGTCATTCATCGAGACATCAAGAGCGACAATGTGCTGCTTGGAATGGACGGTTCTGTCAAACTCAGTATGTTCTCATATCTACACAGTAAACCTTTTGTTGGATCACATTGAAGCATACACAGATTCTTAAGGTTTAGCATGGTGGATAAAATCTGACATTCAATATCATCCAACCCCTGCTTTCTTTGGTTTATAGATGTCCGTTTCAAAATCCCACTTCTAACTCCGCTTTTATTTTATCTCCTTTGCAGCGGACTTTGGCTTCTGTGCTCAGATCACTCCAGAACAGAATAAGAGAAGCACTATGGTGGGCACGCCGTATTGGATGGCTCCCGAGGTGGTGACCCGCAAGGCCTACGGACCCAAAGTCGATATCTGGTCCCTGGGCATCATGGCTATCGAGATGGTGGAGGGAGAACCACCATACCTCAACGAGAATCCACTGAGGGTATGTTGACACAGCTTGCATCAACAATGTAACCAGAGGTCAGATTTGTTGTGGAATTTGAAGCAACATGAATAACAGACTTGGACAATGCAACAAAGTGGACTTCAAATGAGCAGATTGCCAATAGGGATGCAGATATCGAATTACTTTATTTAGTTCCATGCTGCAGTTTAGCGTAAATTAGTACTTTTATCTAGGGCTGCAGcttatcatttattttttatttttggctgATTAATCTATAGATTATTTTTGATTAGTTGACTAATctattgattattattattaatcgaTTAGTTAACtaataaatcaattatttttcaATTAGTTGACTAATCTATTGATTATTATTACTAATCGATTAGTTGACTAATCAATTATTTTTCAATTAGTTGACTAATCTatcgattattattattattattattattatttgattaGTTGaataatttgattatttttccgTTTAGTTGACTAATCTTCCGTATTTTCTGGACTAcaagtcacacttttttcatagtttggcagGTCCTggaacttatagtcaggtgcgacttatacgtcaaaattatttcatattaacCAAGAGAAATTACCGTCTACAGCTGAGAGAGTCCTCTCTAttctgctcctgtatttatgtaattcaatggattcagtgatgcggaatgactttgggacctttttgaacttgattttgcttgtcgtgttaatttagcctattcagcctctcaggtatgttctgtatgcaaTTGTGTATCATGTAAATTACTGTTTATGTTATcttaacatgtacggacacaTATTctgcctgctgttctgtgctattatttagttgaataacttgcccttccagattaaatgtctgttgttcggcttggattttgtgaaatcattttctataTAAACACAACTTATAGTCCAGTATGACTTGTATAtctttttcctcttcaaaacgtATACTCCGTAGCAACTTATAGTatggattttttatttatttattttccccTGATTGATCTAGTGAGTATAATTGTTTTACCATTCAACGTTTTATCATAACGTGGCACGTCAACGTATTTTCCTAGTCGACATAATTAATGGTGTCTACGTATCGTCGCAGCCCTTCTACCAATCATAGGAGCTACATTGCTTGATGtgacatttattttgaaaaagctatctttgtttatttaattagGCCGCATTTGCATATACAAGATTAGCCGCATTTATGTATACACGCGTTCATCGTTACGAGTAAAAATTAGACCATTCAGCGTTTCATAGTAATGTTCCACGTTGACGTATTTTCCTAGCCGACGTAATAAATTGTGTCGTTGTAGCCCTTGCTACCTAGCCTGGtagaaccatcctctgctattttgctttgcttcatagacagagtctggctgggcataattgacaatcgttttccttctcatgggaggggcttgtctgaagtttaaaatcattggtctaaacgtaagccaatcacataacgtttggatATGATGTGCGTTATGCGCCGGCTCAGCCGCATcgaatttctgctgtaaaacacacatatgatgtgaaaacaaacccatcgagCGATATACCGGAGTTAACATGGCTATGAACGACTTctgcagattatgtaaagtaaatcgggccagagctagttaaacactatccttacggtgtctttccactcacgtctaagtggaggaacgcccctctctccgctcaaactcttccaccagacagccataaccatatgtaaattaaatcttcctacctttttttctggttaatcaggaacgtcaccaaagaatgtttgcccacgcgtcctccaccattaactgtgaacaatgaaattccCTTCCATGATTTCTCGATCGTTGTGCACgtcaagctgtgctgcacacagtttctcgctgaagatcggtaatagttgataaattaaacttttcccaaaacctgtcgggagtagggcaacaacataatctccattcaaaatgtttaacaaacactcttCTTGTTCGGGCTTAAgttctccacaacagagcaaatagctttctgtgcctccatgtccactacaaactacaaccgtacattcggcgcttagcgtctacgtcacggctctcagcccGCCCTCTGTTCGTTGATTCGACCGGTTGTTTTGAGACCTGAGGAAAACGGTTTGAATGGGaggtatctcagactgagtacagaagcgtaatgaaatttagcggaagtacaaagtctgacgtagtcaggctacTTGCTACCAATCATAGGAGCTACATTGCTGGatgtgacttttattttgaaaaagcTATCCTtgggatttatttatttaggtgTCTACGCGTTAACGTCTGGAAACAAAATTATCTGTTATACGTATACACACGTTTGTCGTTAAATGTAACATCTAAACAAAAATGAGATCATTCAGCGTTTCATAATAATGTGACATGTCGAAGTAATAAAT
Protein-coding sequences here:
- the pak2b gene encoding serine/threonine-protein kinase PAK 2b isoform X2, with the translated sequence MSSTIFSGGGKDHALSANHSSKPLPSVPEEKKPRNKIISIFSGAEKGGRRKDRDKERPEISPPSDFEHTIHVGFDAVTGEFTGMPEQWARLLQTSNITKSEQKKNPQAVLDVLKFYDSTGNGRQKYLSFSSDKDGFPSGEQSPVKKTPEPSSPIKTAADDDEEDDDEEAPPPVVAPRPEHTKSMYTRPSVIDPLPPPVTSPDSEVASKATDRQRPKKGKMTDEEIMDKLRTIVSIGDPKKKYTRYEKIGQGASGTVFTAIDVATGQEVAIKQINLQKQPKKELIINEILVMKELKNPNIVNFLDSFLVGEELFVVMEYLAGGSLTDVVTETCMDEAQIAAVCRECLQALEFLHANQVIHRDIKSDNVLLGMDGSVKLTDFGFCAQITPEQNKRSTMVGTPYWMAPEVVTRKAYGPKVDIWSLGIMAIEMVEGEPPYLNENPLRALYLIATNGTPELQSPEKLSPIFRDFLGRCLEMDVEKRGGSKELLQHPFLKLAKPLSSLTPLILAAKDAMKNNR
- the pak2b gene encoding serine/threonine-protein kinase PAK 2b isoform X1; protein product: MCDNGDVDDKPPAPPVRMSSTIFSGGGKDHALSANHSSKPLPSVPEEKKPRNKIISIFSGAEKGGRRKDRDKERPEISPPSDFEHTIHVGFDAVTGEFTGMPEQWARLLQTSNITKSEQKKNPQAVLDVLKFYDSTGNGRQKYLSFSSDKDGFPSGEQSPVKKTPEPSSPIKTAADDDEEDDDEEAPPPVVAPRPEHTKSMYTRPSVIDPLPPPVTSPDSEVASKATDRQRPKKGKMTDEEIMDKLRTIVSIGDPKKKYTRYEKIGQGASGTVFTAIDVATGQEVAIKQINLQKQPKKELIINEILVMKELKNPNIVNFLDSFLVGEELFVVMEYLAGGSLTDVVTETCMDEAQIAAVCRECLQALEFLHANQVIHRDIKSDNVLLGMDGSVKLTDFGFCAQITPEQNKRSTMVGTPYWMAPEVVTRKAYGPKVDIWSLGIMAIEMVEGEPPYLNENPLRALYLIATNGTPELQSPEKLSPIFRDFLGRCLEMDVEKRGGSKELLQHPFLKLAKPLSSLTPLILAAKDAMKNNR